A genomic window from Candidatus Kouleothrix ribensis includes:
- a CDS encoding aminopeptidase P family protein, giving the protein MISRIEKLAAALRQGSMDALALVPGANLLYLAGLDLHMNERFTVAFFPAEGQPAMVLPALEQPRAQAQARFPLRFYPWNDGAGPAAALRQAIADLGLDGTRLGVEYTAMRVLELRAIEQAAPELVAGDATDLLATLRMTKDAHELAAMRRAAVIAEQALRQAVAHIRVGITERELATIWDAAMRAAGSAPSFGTIVASGPNAANPHHSNTDRAFAAGDLIIMDGGALYEGYASDITRTIALGQPSAEARRIYDLVQAANAAGRAAARPGASGDLIDQAARAVITAGGYGPQFMHRTGHGLGLEVHEPPYMVTGSHAPLAPGTTFTIEPGIYVAGVGGVRIEDDVVITADGCESLTSFERDLIIVEA; this is encoded by the coding sequence ATGATTAGCCGAATTGAGAAGCTCGCCGCCGCGCTCAGGCAGGGCAGCATGGATGCGCTCGCCCTCGTGCCGGGCGCCAATCTGCTATACCTGGCCGGGCTCGATCTGCATATGAACGAGCGCTTCACTGTGGCATTCTTCCCGGCCGAGGGCCAGCCCGCGATGGTGCTGCCGGCGCTCGAGCAGCCGCGCGCCCAGGCCCAGGCACGCTTCCCGCTGCGCTTCTACCCCTGGAACGATGGTGCCGGCCCGGCTGCGGCGCTGCGCCAGGCCATCGCCGACCTTGGGCTCGATGGCACGCGCCTGGGGGTCGAGTACACGGCTATGCGCGTGCTCGAGCTGCGCGCGATCGAGCAGGCTGCGCCCGAGCTGGTGGCCGGCGATGCCACCGACTTGCTGGCGACGCTGCGTATGACGAAGGATGCCCACGAGCTGGCGGCCATGCGCCGGGCCGCAGTGATCGCCGAGCAGGCGCTGCGCCAGGCTGTGGCCCACATTCGCGTGGGCATCACCGAGCGCGAGCTGGCCACGATCTGGGATGCAGCCATGCGCGCCGCCGGCAGCGCCCCCTCGTTCGGCACGATCGTCGCTAGCGGCCCCAACGCCGCCAACCCACACCACTCCAACACCGATCGTGCGTTCGCGGCGGGCGATCTGATTATCATGGATGGCGGCGCGCTGTACGAAGGCTACGCCTCGGATATTACGCGAACGATCGCGCTTGGCCAGCCCTCGGCCGAGGCGCGGCGCATCTACGATCTGGTGCAGGCCGCCAACGCGGCGGGGCGCGCGGCCGCTCGCCCTGGCGCAAGCGGCGATCTGATCGACCAGGCCGCCCGCGCGGTGATCACCGCTGGCGGGTACGGGCCACAGTTTATGCACCGCACCGGCCACGGCCTCGGGCTCGAGGTGCATGAGCCGCCGTATATGGTCACGGGTAGCCACGCGCCGCTCGCGCCGGGCACCACGTTCACGATCGAGCCGGGTATCTATGTCGCCGGGGTCGGCGGCGTGCGGATCGAAGACGATGTGGTGATCACCGCCGACGGCTGCGAGAGCCTGACATCGTTCGAGCGCGATCTGATTATCGTAGAGGCCTGA
- the scpB gene encoding SMC-Scp complex subunit ScpB, whose product MEQPPLFDLPPAPSAVQLVEGLLFIAGEPVTVAQLAQALDLPADAIERALEQLIADCARRGVRVQRHADAVQLVSAPEAAAAIERFLGLQPQTKLSAAALEALAIVAYRQPITRAQVDAVRGVDSSGVLRALLGRELITETGRLETIGRPIVYATTDEFLRQFGLGSLAELPPIELPDIPPPPRELPQREPG is encoded by the coding sequence GTGGAACAGCCACCACTCTTCGATCTCCCGCCTGCGCCCTCGGCCGTCCAACTGGTCGAGGGCCTGCTGTTCATTGCCGGCGAGCCAGTGACGGTCGCCCAGCTGGCCCAGGCGCTCGATCTGCCGGCCGACGCGATCGAGCGCGCGCTCGAGCAGCTGATTGCCGACTGTGCGCGGCGCGGTGTGCGCGTACAGCGCCATGCCGACGCGGTGCAGCTGGTGTCGGCGCCTGAGGCGGCTGCGGCGATCGAGCGCTTCCTGGGCCTCCAGCCGCAGACCAAACTCTCAGCTGCGGCGCTCGAGGCGCTGGCGATCGTGGCTTACCGCCAGCCGATCACCCGCGCGCAGGTCGATGCGGTGCGCGGCGTCGATAGCAGCGGCGTGCTGCGCGCGCTGCTCGGCCGCGAGCTGATCACCGAGACCGGCCGGCTTGAAACGATCGGGCGGCCGATCGTATACGCCACCACCGACGAATTCCTACGCCAGTTTGGCCTGGGCAGCCTGGCTGAGCTGCCGCCGATCGAGCTGCCCGACATCCCACCGCCGCCACGCGAGTTGCCGCAGCGCGAGCCAGGCTAA
- the dnaA gene encoding chromosomal replication initiator protein DnaA: MNLGKIWNSTLGTMQVQISRHEFNTWLRRATLLSVENGVATIGAPSAFFKEGLENRYIGPLRDLIGTLVGFPVQVRVVIAPPQPIAPENKLTSREYGKDNDMPDLGEAPGFHTATTTTNGHTNGNGNGTNGYDRLNMQQLEFSSAMRSGMLNARYTFDRFIVGSSNRLANAACMAVAEHPAQAYNPLFLYGGVGLGKTHLLHAIGNYALDRDPEINVLYVSSEKFTNDLINAIRRQQTEEFRIRYRNIDILLIDDIQFIAGKESTQEEFFHTFNTLHSAGKQIVISSDRPPKAILTLEERLRSRFEWGLIVDVQTPDLETRTAILRAKAEQMSMHIPAEVIDFLAHRIQSNIRELEGCLNRVAAYAQMYGTAVSVEVATAALNELLDTSRRKRVTSDAILREVAEFYGVDLRAMQGRGRSRNIVVPRQVAMYLLREETDASLMDIGQLLGGRDHTTVIYGCEKIGEEINSDSRLRQEVVTIRDRLYQGSSA; encoded by the coding sequence GTGAACCTCGGCAAGATATGGAACTCGACACTCGGCACCATGCAGGTACAGATCTCGCGGCACGAGTTCAACACGTGGTTGCGCCGCGCGACTCTGCTGTCGGTCGAGAATGGTGTTGCGACGATCGGTGCCCCAAGCGCCTTCTTCAAAGAGGGGCTAGAGAATCGCTATATCGGACCGCTACGTGATCTGATCGGTACGCTAGTTGGATTCCCTGTTCAGGTGCGGGTGGTGATCGCGCCGCCGCAGCCGATCGCGCCCGAAAACAAACTGACCAGTCGCGAGTACGGGAAGGACAACGACATGCCCGATCTCGGCGAAGCACCCGGCTTTCACACCGCTACCACTACCACGAATGGGCACACGAACGGTAATGGCAATGGCACCAACGGCTACGATCGGCTGAATATGCAGCAGCTCGAGTTCTCGAGCGCCATGCGCTCGGGCATGCTCAACGCACGCTACACCTTCGACCGCTTCATCGTCGGCTCGAGCAACCGGCTGGCCAATGCCGCCTGTATGGCGGTGGCCGAGCACCCGGCCCAGGCCTACAACCCGCTGTTCCTGTATGGGGGCGTCGGCCTGGGCAAGACGCACCTGCTGCACGCGATCGGCAACTACGCGCTCGATCGCGACCCCGAGATCAATGTGCTGTATGTGTCGTCGGAGAAATTTACCAATGATTTGATTAACGCGATTCGCCGCCAGCAGACCGAAGAGTTCCGCATTCGCTATCGCAATATCGATATTTTGTTGATTGATGATATCCAGTTTATCGCCGGCAAAGAGAGCACGCAGGAGGAGTTCTTCCATACCTTCAATACGCTGCACTCGGCCGGCAAGCAGATCGTGATCTCGTCGGATCGACCGCCCAAGGCCATCCTGACGCTCGAGGAGCGGCTGCGCTCGCGCTTCGAGTGGGGCCTGATCGTTGATGTGCAAACACCCGACCTCGAGACGCGCACGGCCATCCTGCGCGCCAAGGCCGAGCAGATGTCGATGCATATTCCGGCCGAAGTGATCGATTTTCTGGCCCACCGCATCCAGAGCAACATCCGCGAGCTCGAGGGCTGCCTCAACCGCGTTGCGGCCTACGCCCAGATGTATGGCACCGCCGTGAGCGTTGAGGTGGCCACCGCCGCCCTGAACGAACTGCTCGACACTAGCCGGCGCAAACGCGTCACGTCCGATGCGATCCTGCGCGAGGTGGCCGAGTTCTACGGCGTCGATCTGCGGGCCATGCAGGGCCGTGGCCGCAGCCGCAATATCGTGGTGCCGCGCCAGGTGGCTATGTACTTGCTGCGCGAAGAGACCGACGCAAGCCTGATGGATATTGGGCAGCTGCTCGGCGGGCGCGACCACACCACGGTGATCTATGGCTGCGAGAAGATCGGCGAAGAGATTAACTCCGACTCGCGTCTGCGCCAGGAGGTGGTGACCATCCGCGACCGCCTGTATCAGGGCAGCAGCGCATAG
- a CDS encoding HAMP domain-containing protein, with translation MRRLIYRLGLFRSIRWRLTGWYVCLLGGVLFLFSAGTYVAVYRLLVQNFDGVLASQATLIVKTINITDSQLRFDNNALRIGRINDEHVVRIYDADGELIYNDNSKESAPELAEAVPGALSGSRQHTQIEGHEGPMRVLTDPITVDGHVVGALQVALSLEEVRDTMRTLLKVLLLLAPAMLLLASAGGLLLAHRALNPLDRMTRTAQQISAENFSRRLDLRGPDDEVGRLARTFDAMITRLQAAFDQQRRFTADASHELRTPLTAMIGQIDVAVDRPRAAESYRDTLLSVREQAQRLARMTNDLLFLARSDVQPRLVQHEPIDLGQLLPAIVAQTEPLAQARDQALIYEPSGPLPVCGNEDDLIRLFLNLIDNAIRYTPPGGTITVVADQLSAPSSTHAPGLIRIRVSDSGPGIAPEHLPHLFERFFRADRGRTRAQGGSGLGLSIAQTIVQSHGGQLTVASELGSGSTFTATLPQA, from the coding sequence ATGCGCAGGCTGATCTACAGGCTTGGCCTGTTCCGCTCGATCCGCTGGCGGCTGACCGGCTGGTACGTATGTTTGCTGGGCGGGGTGCTGTTTTTGTTCAGCGCCGGCACGTATGTGGCTGTGTACCGGCTGCTGGTGCAGAACTTCGACGGCGTGCTGGCTAGCCAGGCTACCCTGATCGTCAAGACGATCAACATCACCGACTCGCAGCTGAGGTTCGACAACAATGCGCTGCGGATTGGGCGGATCAACGACGAGCATGTCGTGCGGATCTACGACGCCGACGGCGAGCTGATCTACAACGACAACTCCAAAGAATCTGCCCCCGAGCTGGCCGAGGCCGTGCCTGGCGCGCTCAGCGGGTCGCGCCAGCACACCCAGATCGAGGGGCACGAGGGGCCGATGCGGGTGCTGACCGACCCGATCACCGTCGATGGGCACGTGGTGGGCGCACTACAGGTCGCGCTCTCGCTTGAAGAAGTGCGCGATACCATGCGCACGCTGCTGAAGGTGCTGCTGCTGCTGGCACCGGCCATGCTGCTGCTGGCCAGCGCGGGTGGGCTGTTGCTGGCGCATCGCGCGCTCAACCCGCTCGACCGAATGACCCGCACGGCGCAGCAGATCAGTGCCGAGAACTTCAGCCGCCGGCTCGATTTGCGCGGCCCCGACGACGAGGTAGGCCGGCTGGCGCGCACGTTCGACGCCATGATCACGCGTCTCCAGGCCGCTTTCGACCAGCAGCGCCGCTTCACCGCCGATGCCTCGCACGAGCTTCGTACGCCGCTCACCGCCATGATCGGCCAGATCGACGTGGCGGTCGATCGGCCGCGCGCCGCCGAGAGCTACCGCGACACGCTGCTGAGCGTGCGCGAGCAGGCCCAACGCCTGGCGCGTATGACCAACGACCTGCTGTTTCTGGCGCGATCTGATGTGCAGCCCAGGCTGGTGCAGCACGAGCCGATCGACCTGGGCCAGCTGCTGCCGGCGATCGTCGCGCAGACCGAGCCACTCGCACAGGCGCGTGATCAGGCGCTGATATACGAGCCAAGCGGGCCGCTGCCGGTGTGTGGCAATGAAGATGACCTGATCCGCCTGTTTCTCAATTTGATCGACAATGCGATTCGCTATACGCCACCCGGCGGCACAATCACCGTCGTGGCCGACCAGCTGAGCGCGCCCAGCAGCACCCACGCACCGGGGCTGATCCGCATACGCGTGAGCGATAGCGGCCCAGGCATCGCGCCCGAGCACCTGCCGCACCTGTTCGAGCGCTTCTTCCGGGCCGATCGCGGGCGCACCCGCGCGCAGGGCGGCAGCGGCCTGGGCCTATCGATCGCGCAGACGATCGTGCAATCGCATGGTGGGCAGCTCACGGTTGCGAGCGAGCTCGGCAGCGGCAGCACGTTCACAGCCACGCTCCCGCAGGCCTAG
- a CDS encoding response regulator transcription factor gives MRILVVEDEAAIAAFITQGLAEDGYAVDLAVDGAEALYWVSIAEYDAIVLDVMLPDTDGLAVCSSLRARGIATPVLMVTARDAIDDRVAGLDSGADDYLVKPFAFAELLARIRALLRREPVFKGAVLQIGDLTLDTVSRVVQRAAQPIALTSKEYRLLEFLMRHPNQTLTRTTIAEHVWNYDFENVSNLIDVHIFGLRRKIDDAYPVKLLHTVRGVGYRLGVEST, from the coding sequence ATGCGCATACTGGTGGTTGAAGACGAAGCGGCCATCGCCGCATTTATCACGCAGGGGCTGGCCGAAGACGGCTACGCCGTCGATCTGGCGGTTGATGGTGCCGAGGCGCTGTACTGGGTTAGCATCGCCGAGTACGATGCGATTGTGCTCGACGTGATGCTGCCCGACACCGACGGGCTGGCGGTATGCAGCAGCCTGCGCGCGCGCGGCATCGCCACGCCGGTGCTGATGGTGACGGCGCGCGATGCGATCGACGACCGGGTGGCCGGGCTCGACAGTGGCGCCGACGACTACCTGGTCAAGCCGTTCGCATTTGCCGAGCTGCTGGCGCGCATCCGTGCGCTGCTGCGGCGCGAGCCGGTGTTCAAAGGCGCGGTGCTGCAGATCGGCGACCTGACGCTCGATACGGTCAGCCGGGTGGTGCAGCGGGCCGCGCAGCCGATCGCGCTTACGAGCAAAGAGTATCGCCTGCTCGAGTTCTTGATGCGCCATCCTAACCAGACGCTGACCCGCACGACGATCGCCGAGCATGTGTGGAACTACGACTTCGAGAATGTCTCGAACCTGATCGATGTGCATATTTTTGGGCTGCGGCGCAAGATCGACGATGCCTACCCGGTCAAGCTGCTGCACACCGTGCGTGGCGTGGGCTACCGGCTGGGTGTCGAAAGCACGTAG
- a CDS encoding LLM class F420-dependent oxidoreductase yields the protein MTVKFGVFVPQGWKMDLVGIADPIEQYERMTQVAQVAESLNYDSIWVYDHFHTVPVPTLETTFECWTITAGLARDTKRIKIGQMVTCNGYRHPALLAKIASTVDVMSHGRLLCGLGAGWYEHEWRAYGYGFPEIPDRMGAFREACEIVVKMWTEEKPTFNGKYYTIDGAINQPKGVQQPHIPLWLGGGGEKVTLKLVAKWAQGCNFGGSNPELIRQKYDVLRGHCEALGRDINTITISTSMEVHLLNDGDDPARAGDWAGGLLSAEQYQRQFRVGTADQITEQIQASVDAGANYIIVYMPGLAYDQTMLHRFAETVMPRFR from the coding sequence ATGACGGTCAAATTCGGCGTGTTTGTGCCGCAGGGCTGGAAGATGGATCTGGTTGGCATCGCCGACCCGATCGAGCAGTACGAGCGCATGACGCAGGTGGCGCAGGTGGCCGAATCGTTAAACTACGACTCGATCTGGGTCTACGACCACTTTCATACCGTGCCGGTGCCTACGCTCGAGACCACGTTCGAATGTTGGACGATCACGGCCGGGCTTGCGCGCGACACCAAGCGGATCAAGATTGGCCAGATGGTGACCTGCAACGGCTACCGCCACCCCGCGCTGCTGGCCAAGATCGCCTCAACGGTTGATGTGATGAGTCACGGCCGGCTGCTGTGTGGGCTAGGCGCCGGCTGGTACGAGCACGAGTGGCGCGCCTATGGCTACGGCTTCCCCGAGATCCCCGATCGTATGGGTGCGTTCCGCGAGGCCTGCGAGATCGTGGTGAAGATGTGGACCGAGGAGAAGCCGACCTTCAACGGTAAATACTATACGATCGACGGCGCGATCAACCAGCCGAAGGGCGTGCAGCAGCCGCACATCCCGCTGTGGCTCGGCGGCGGTGGCGAGAAGGTGACGCTTAAGCTGGTGGCCAAGTGGGCGCAGGGCTGCAACTTCGGCGGCAGCAACCCCGAGCTGATCCGCCAGAAGTACGATGTACTGCGCGGCCACTGCGAGGCGCTCGGCCGCGACATCAACACGATCACGATCAGCACCAGTATGGAGGTGCATCTGCTGAACGACGGCGACGACCCCGCCAGGGCCGGCGATTGGGCCGGCGGCCTGCTCAGCGCCGAACAGTACCAGCGCCAGTTCCGCGTCGGCACCGCCGACCAGATCACCGAGCAGATTCAAGCCTCGGTCGACGCCGGCGCGAACTATATCATCGTATATATGCCTGGCCTGGCCTACGACCAGACCATGCTGCACCGCTTTGCCGAGACGGTAATGCCGCGCTTTCGTTAA
- a CDS encoding recombinase — translation MSVWQAERVNGTASTTFAAVDQAGLTLPSTIIKRDGRIVAFDIERIENAIVRCFASFGRTPETPIAELAKRVVNIIAAKAKDTSPTVEGVQDIVEMVLQAAGEFEAAKHYILYRAEHAKQRGERPIPVQVRQAFAESDQYFPTPLQRFQFFDKYSRFNYDFGRRETWIETVDRSVDYMYELAGARLPAATYDRIRRAILEMRSMPSMRLLAMAGPAARRNSIAIYNCSYQPVESIDSFVEALIISMSGCGVGFSAESRYVENFPRVKRQSNAAPRKYTVEDSAEGWADALRAGLETWFEGGDIRFDLSLLRPAGAALRTKGGRASGPEPLRVMLEFARSRILARQGSFLRPIDAHDIMCAVGNAAVSGGVRRTAMISLFDYDDDEMRLSKSSDFERDNSQRWNANNSAVWPEGGLTQPEFIHQFLEMVESERGEPGIFNRQAALAMRPTRRKLAEFGTNPCGEIVLRPWQFCNLTAAVARHDDTFETLREKVEIAAIIGTIQSMATNFPGLRPQWQQNCEEERLLGVDITGQMDSLAAQDSGIKDRLRQIAIEVNRQTAQTLGINQSAAITCVKPSGNSSQLLDCSSGLHARWAPYYIRNVRVAAHSPIFKVLRDAAVPMDPENGQTPEHANTWVIHFPVKAPDGAITRKDRSAIAQCEYWLQNKLYWTEHNPSCTITYRPDEVIDLMKWVWEHRDQIGGLSFLPAFDAKYDNMPYVEVTKEQYERLAAEFPEIDFSKVYRYEEEDLTNAAQELACSAGYCEIEI, via the coding sequence ATGTCTGTTTGGCAAGCCGAACGAGTAAACGGCACAGCAAGCACCACCTTCGCCGCTGTGGATCAGGCCGGGCTCACGCTCCCCAGCACTATTATCAAGCGCGATGGGCGTATTGTCGCCTTTGATATTGAGCGGATCGAGAATGCGATCGTGCGGTGTTTTGCCAGCTTTGGGCGCACACCCGAGACGCCGATCGCCGAGCTGGCCAAGCGGGTTGTGAATATTATTGCCGCCAAGGCCAAAGACACCTCGCCGACGGTTGAGGGCGTGCAGGATATTGTTGAAATGGTGCTGCAGGCCGCCGGCGAATTCGAGGCCGCCAAGCATTATATCCTCTACCGGGCCGAGCACGCCAAGCAGCGTGGCGAGCGGCCGATCCCGGTACAGGTGCGCCAGGCCTTCGCCGAGTCCGATCAGTATTTCCCAACCCCACTCCAGCGTTTCCAGTTTTTCGACAAGTACTCGCGGTTCAACTACGACTTCGGCCGGCGCGAGACCTGGATCGAGACGGTCGACCGCTCGGTCGATTACATGTACGAGCTGGCCGGGGCGCGCCTGCCCGCCGCAACCTACGATCGTATCCGCCGCGCGATCCTCGAGATGCGCTCGATGCCTTCGATGCGCCTGCTGGCCATGGCCGGGCCGGCCGCGCGGCGCAATAGTATCGCGATTTATAACTGCTCGTATCAGCCAGTTGAGAGCATCGACTCCTTTGTCGAGGCGCTGATCATCTCGATGAGCGGGTGTGGCGTGGGCTTTTCGGCCGAGAGCCGCTATGTCGAGAATTTCCCCCGCGTGAAGCGGCAGTCCAATGCCGCCCCCAGGAAGTACACCGTCGAGGACTCGGCCGAGGGCTGGGCCGATGCGCTGCGCGCCGGATTAGAGACCTGGTTCGAAGGTGGTGATATTCGCTTCGATCTATCGCTGCTGCGCCCGGCCGGCGCGGCGCTGCGCACCAAGGGCGGGCGTGCCTCTGGCCCCGAGCCGTTGCGCGTGATGCTCGAGTTTGCCCGCTCGCGCATTCTGGCCCGCCAGGGCAGCTTCCTGCGCCCGATCGACGCGCATGATATTATGTGCGCGGTCGGCAATGCCGCAGTCAGCGGCGGGGTGCGGCGCACGGCCATGATCTCGCTGTTCGACTACGACGACGACGAGATGCGGCTGAGCAAGAGCAGCGACTTCGAGCGCGACAACAGCCAGCGCTGGAACGCGAACAATTCGGCCGTGTGGCCCGAGGGCGGGCTCACGCAGCCCGAGTTCATCCATCAATTTCTAGAAATGGTTGAATCCGAGCGGGGCGAGCCGGGGATTTTTAATCGGCAAGCTGCGCTGGCCATGCGCCCAACCCGTAGGAAGCTGGCTGAGTTCGGCACAAATCCATGCGGTGAGATCGTGCTGCGCCCCTGGCAGTTCTGCAACCTTACCGCCGCAGTTGCCCGCCACGACGACACCTTCGAAACCCTGCGCGAGAAGGTCGAGATCGCTGCGATTATCGGCACGATTCAGTCGATGGCGACCAATTTTCCGGGGCTGCGCCCACAGTGGCAGCAAAATTGTGAGGAAGAGCGGCTGCTCGGCGTCGATATCACCGGCCAGATGGATAGCCTGGCCGCGCAGGACTCGGGCATTAAAGACCGGCTGCGCCAGATCGCGATTGAAGTCAACCGCCAGACCGCGCAGACGCTGGGGATCAACCAGTCGGCCGCGATCACGTGCGTCAAGCCCAGCGGCAACTCCTCGCAGCTGCTCGATTGCTCGTCGGGCCTGCATGCGCGCTGGGCGCCGTATTACATCCGGAATGTGCGAGTCGCCGCGCATTCGCCGATCTTCAAGGTTCTGCGCGACGCCGCCGTGCCGATGGATCCGGAAAACGGCCAGACGCCCGAGCATGCCAACACCTGGGTGATTCACTTTCCGGTCAAGGCGCCCGACGGCGCGATCACGCGCAAGGATCGCTCGGCCATCGCGCAGTGCGAGTATTGGCTGCAGAACAAGCTCTACTGGACTGAGCACAACCCGAGCTGCACGATCACCTACCGGCCCGATGAAGTCATCGACCTGATGAAGTGGGTCTGGGAGCATCGCGATCAGATCGGCGGGCTATCGTTCTTGCCGGCCTTCGATGCGAAGTATGACAACATGCCCTACGTGGAGGTGACCAAGGAGCAGTACGAGCGGCTCGCGGCCGAGTTCCCCGAGATCGACTTCTCTAAGGTCTACCGCTACGAAGAAGAGGATCTTACCAATGCGGCGCAGGAGCTGGCCTGCTCGGCGGGGTATTGCGAGATCGAGATCTGA
- a CDS encoding Rieske 2Fe-2S domain-containing protein gives MAEQRNAGRRVISQADADAISAKSGVQKPGSAGQAKGPGVNRREVLAIAMAGSAALLTAGSLLFVTSPDPAADPLLGPLLKFTSSENPETLERVYPVAGGFAYPRIKAGTFGGKFTLDKKASEFKETDDPFSVADGKFFVVKVPASATIQPVDDEDNNPNTSGIMAIYQVCVHLGCLVPYISSEKRFICPCHGSTYERDTQYVRGPAPRDLDQFRVKVVNDIIVVNTGARVLGKSHA, from the coding sequence ATGGCAGAACAGCGTAACGCCGGCCGGCGGGTGATCTCACAGGCCGATGCGGATGCGATCAGTGCCAAATCGGGCGTGCAGAAGCCCGGCTCGGCTGGGCAGGCAAAAGGGCCGGGCGTCAACCGGCGCGAGGTGCTGGCGATTGCAATGGCCGGCTCGGCCGCGCTGCTGACGGCCGGTAGTTTGTTGTTTGTCACATCACCCGACCCAGCGGCCGATCCGCTGCTGGGGCCGTTGCTCAAGTTTACCTCGTCGGAGAACCCCGAGACGCTCGAGCGGGTCTACCCGGTGGCCGGTGGCTTCGCCTACCCACGCATCAAGGCCGGCACCTTCGGCGGGAAGTTCACGCTCGATAAGAAGGCCAGCGAGTTTAAAGAGACCGACGACCCCTTTTCAGTGGCCGACGGCAAGTTCTTCGTGGTCAAAGTGCCGGCCAGCGCCACGATTCAGCCAGTTGACGACGAGGACAACAACCCCAACACCTCGGGAATCATGGCGATCTACCAGGTGTGCGTCCACCTCGGATGTCTGGTGCCGTATATCTCGTCGGAGAAGCGTTTCATCTGCCCGTGCCACGGCTCGACCTACGAGCGCGACACGCAGTATGTGCGCGGGCCGGCCCCACGCGACCTCGACCAATTCCGCGTCAAGGTTGTCAACGACATAATCGTGGTCAACACCGGCGCGCGCGTGCTGGGTAAATCGCATGCCTAA
- a CDS encoding cytochrome bc complex cytochrome b subunit: MATQQVERPGGMRRLMAWVSEVGRSFFPSMGLADWRSVLRGDPAPRPNPRMRVHTNSFWYHIRPRALPEEATAWYYTVGLGWFSFFLFMVEAITGLVLMIFYVPSASEAYPSMVKIMTDVPLGNLMRNVHRLGAHLMVAIVTLHMLRTFITASYKAPRQFIWVTGVILLLLTLVLSFSGYLLPWDQLAYWAVTIGSSMADATPGLGDAINKLLRGAVDVGGQTLLRFYLLHIFMLPGIAIALISIHYYAVRKQEISPIHELFESMPPTKRKVPFLPDQVYLEIAAIAFLTFGLIAINQFFWNATLEGHANAFVTPQHTKAPWYFLWLQGMLKVGDKFFFGLLLAGVMFGGLTLLPYIDRNPSRKFKDRKVALVGAVVATVLLGFLTYSGLPAYGIQETATSELVFEWVPGEGEGKFDEVPFTALPTSSCTVDSFTGGFTSCDEAALTPESKAMFEEFLADVTRWKQLDKLFAEQGGDATLTVEPWQLNQQGQVVLQKITLLITVDGKQQPASVRFLSSAKDNVRQ, encoded by the coding sequence ATGGCCACACAGCAAGTCGAGCGGCCCGGTGGGATGCGACGACTGATGGCTTGGGTCTCAGAAGTTGGGCGCTCGTTCTTCCCCAGCATGGGTCTGGCCGATTGGCGCTCGGTGCTGCGCGGCGACCCGGCCCCACGCCCGAACCCGCGCATGCGCGTCCACACCAATAGCTTCTGGTACCACATCCGCCCGCGCGCGCTGCCCGAAGAGGCGACCGCCTGGTACTACACGGTTGGCCTGGGCTGGTTTAGTTTCTTCCTGTTCATGGTCGAGGCGATCACCGGCCTGGTGCTCATGATTTTCTACGTGCCCTCGGCCAGCGAAGCCTACCCAAGCATGGTCAAGATCATGACCGACGTGCCGCTGGGCAACCTGATGCGCAATGTGCATCGGCTTGGCGCACACCTGATGGTCGCGATCGTGACGCTGCATATGTTGCGTACCTTTATCACCGCCTCGTACAAAGCCCCGCGCCAGTTCATCTGGGTCACCGGCGTGATCCTGCTGCTGCTGACGCTGGTGCTTTCGTTCAGCGGCTACCTGCTTCCGTGGGATCAGCTGGCTTACTGGGCCGTGACGATCGGCAGCTCGATGGCCGACGCAACACCCGGCCTGGGCGATGCGATCAACAAGCTGCTGCGCGGCGCGGTCGATGTCGGCGGGCAGACGCTGTTGCGCTTCTACTTGCTGCATATCTTCATGCTGCCAGGCATCGCAATCGCCCTGATCAGCATCCACTACTACGCGGTGCGCAAGCAAGAGATCTCGCCGATCCACGAGCTGTTCGAGAGCATGCCGCCCACCAAGCGTAAGGTGCCGTTCCTGCCCGACCAGGTGTACCTCGAGATTGCGGCGATTGCGTTTTTGACCTTCGGCCTGATCGCGATCAACCAGTTCTTCTGGAACGCCACGCTTGAGGGCCATGCCAATGCATTTGTGACACCGCAGCACACCAAGGCGCCCTGGTATTTCCTGTGGCTGCAGGGCATGCTTAAAGTCGGCGATAAGTTCTTCTTCGGCCTGCTGCTGGCCGGCGTGATGTTCGGCGGCCTGACCTTGCTGCCCTACATCGACCGCAACCCCAGCCGCAAGTTCAAGGATCGTAAAGTGGCGCTGGTCGGTGCGGTGGTTGCGACGGTGCTGCTGGGCTTCCTGACTTACTCCGGCCTGCCGGCCTATGGCATCCAGGAGACCGCCACCAGCGAGCTGGTGTTCGAGTGGGTGCCGGGCGAGGGCGAGGGCAAGTTCGACGAGGTGCCGTTCACCGCGCTGCCAACCTCCTCGTGTACGGTCGACTCGTTTACCGGCGGGTTTACCAGCTGCGACGAAGCTGCGCTCACGCCCGAGTCGAAGGCGATGTTCGAGGAATTCCTGGCCGACGTGACGCGCTGGAAGCAGCTCGACAAACTGTTTGCCGAGCAGGGCGGCGATGCGACGCTGACGGTCGAGCCGTGGCAGCTCAACCAGCAGGGCCAGGTTGTCTTGCAGAAGATTACGCTGCTGATCACGGTTGATGGCAAGCAGCAGCCCGCTTCAGTGCGGTTCTTGAGCAGCGCCAAGGATAACGTGCGGCAGTAG